One part of the Oceanihabitans sp. IOP_32 genome encodes these proteins:
- a CDS encoding ABC transporter permease: protein MAWRDAKASKVRLLLFMASIILGIAAVVSIQLFSTNLKENIENQSKTLMGADFIIDSRQEPTEDAQAIIDSLKPNAYEVNFASMVVFPKNGGTKLVRVRGLHGDFPFYGKIETVPSYSSDNYQDLGGALVDATLMLQFNVKPGNSIKIGELTLPISGALKSIPGSSAISSSVAPPVIIPYRFVEATRLLQFGSRKEYQYFYKAADTLNLKQLERKLEPLLEAENADLKTHISATERLGRRYDNVGKFLNLTAFIALLLGCIGIASSVHIYIKEKLKAIAVLKCLGTSRLQSFLIFLIQIAGIGILGGLIGAFIGIGLQLLFPYLLKDFLPFALDISISIQPILIGVFLGLFMSVLFAVLPLLRTWYVSPLDVLRVDEKASQEPLKIRFLVFGVILVFLFLFSFWLIQNVLYAIVFVSATVTTFLLLAGVSLGFITLIKRFFPKHWSFTARQSLLNLFRPNNQTVVLIVAIGLGTFLISTLYFTKDILLSKTEVGQTTQNANIIVLDVQPEQRSAVAQSIAAKDLPVVDNIPLVTMRMHSIKGRLVNDIRQDTTRQIRRWLLNHEFRTTYRDTLTASETLLKGEWTPFVNSNDPVVISVADNLASDANITVGDQVVFNVQGVLLETTVGSIRQVDWSQVQLNFTIVFPKGVLEDAPQFNVLTTTVPDEASSASLQRELVGKFPNVSIIDLRQVFTLVEDILDKVSWVINFMAFFSILTGIIVLIGSVRTSKYQRIKESVLLRTLGAKNKQILQITAFEYVFLGLLGSLVGIILALVSSLCLALFAFKEPFLPSIIPFVVFLPGITLLVLGIGLSNIQTVLKSSPLEVLRREG from the coding sequence ATGGCTTGGCGCGATGCCAAAGCGAGTAAAGTACGCCTGTTATTATTTATGGCATCCATCATTCTTGGTATTGCCGCAGTGGTATCTATTCAATTATTTAGCACAAATTTAAAAGAAAATATCGAGAATCAATCTAAAACCTTAATGGGTGCAGATTTTATAATTGATTCTAGACAAGAGCCTACAGAAGACGCCCAAGCTATAATTGACTCTTTAAAGCCCAATGCCTACGAAGTTAATTTTGCCTCTATGGTGGTTTTTCCAAAAAACGGAGGCACTAAATTAGTACGGGTTCGTGGTTTACATGGCGACTTTCCGTTTTATGGTAAGATAGAAACCGTACCAAGTTATTCTTCAGATAATTACCAAGACTTAGGTGGAGCTTTAGTTGATGCGACTTTAATGCTTCAATTTAATGTAAAACCAGGAAATTCTATAAAAATTGGGGAACTAACCCTGCCTATTTCTGGTGCATTAAAATCCATTCCCGGCAGTTCGGCTATTTCCAGTTCGGTAGCACCGCCTGTTATTATACCGTATCGATTTGTTGAAGCCACACGCTTGTTGCAATTTGGAAGCAGAAAAGAATATCAATATTTTTACAAGGCAGCAGACACTTTAAATTTAAAACAGCTAGAAAGAAAATTAGAACCCCTTTTAGAGGCTGAAAACGCCGACTTAAAAACGCATATTAGCGCGACCGAACGGCTTGGGCGACGTTATGATAATGTGGGTAAATTCTTGAATTTAACAGCCTTTATCGCTTTATTATTGGGTTGTATTGGCATTGCTAGTTCGGTACATATTTACATCAAAGAGAAATTAAAAGCCATTGCCGTTTTAAAATGTTTGGGGACTTCAAGGCTTCAAAGCTTTCTTATTTTTCTAATTCAAATCGCTGGTATAGGTATACTTGGCGGTCTTATAGGAGCTTTTATTGGAATTGGATTGCAACTCTTGTTCCCATATCTTCTAAAAGACTTTTTGCCGTTTGCACTCGACATTTCTATCTCGATTCAACCCATTTTAATAGGGGTGTTTTTAGGTCTATTTATGTCTGTCTTATTTGCCGTATTACCATTGCTTCGTACTTGGTATGTTTCGCCTTTAGACGTGTTACGAGTAGACGAAAAAGCCTCTCAAGAACCATTAAAAATACGGTTTTTAGTATTTGGAGTGATTTTAGTATTTCTTTTTTTGTTTTCTTTCTGGTTAATACAGAATGTGCTTTATGCCATTGTATTTGTTAGTGCTACAGTGACCACATTTTTACTTTTAGCGGGTGTTTCTTTAGGTTTTATTACCCTTATTAAACGTTTTTTTCCGAAACATTGGAGTTTTACAGCACGCCAAAGTTTACTAAACTTATTCAGGCCTAACAATCAAACAGTGGTTTTAATCGTGGCCATTGGTTTAGGAACATTTTTAATTAGTACCTTATATTTTACTAAAGACATATTGCTTTCTAAAACGGAAGTCGGACAGACTACTCAAAATGCGAATATTATCGTTTTAGACGTTCAGCCAGAACAACGTAGCGCAGTCGCACAAAGTATTGCGGCGAAAGACTTACCGGTGGTAGATAATATTCCTTTGGTTACCATGCGTATGCATAGCATTAAAGGACGATTGGTAAACGATATTCGACAAGATACAACACGGCAAATCCGCCGTTGGCTTTTAAATCATGAATTTAGAACGACCTACCGCGATACGCTTACAGCTTCAGAAACCTTATTGAAAGGGGAGTGGACTCCCTTTGTAAATTCTAATGATCCCGTGGTGATTTCTGTTGCCGATAATTTAGCCTCAGATGCTAATATTACCGTTGGCGATCAAGTTGTTTTTAACGTGCAAGGTGTATTGCTAGAGACCACGGTGGGAAGCATCCGGCAGGTAGATTGGTCGCAAGTACAACTCAATTTCACTATTGTATTTCCAAAAGGCGTCTTAGAAGATGCTCCACAGTTTAATGTCTTGACAACCACAGTGCCAGATGAGGCCAGCTCTGCAAGCCTACAACGCGAATTGGTTGGTAAATTTCCAAATGTATCCATTATCGATTTACGACAAGTTTTTACCTTAGTGGAAGATATTTTGGATAAGGTGTCGTGGGTTATCAATTTTATGGCGTTTTTTAGTATTCTAACAGGAATTATTGTACTTATTGGCTCTGTAAGAACCAGTAAATATCAACGTATTAAAGAAAGTGTATTGCTTAGAACCCTTGGTGCAAAAAATAAACAGATTCTGCAAATTACTGCCTTTGAATACGTGTTTTTAGGACTTCTAGGCAGTTTAGTTGGTATTATTTTAGCTCTAGTGAGCAGTTTATGTTTAGCCCTATTTGCCTTTAAAGAACCTTTTTTACCTTCAATTATTCCGTTTGTGGTGTTTTTACCAGGAATTACACTATTGGTTCTGGGCATTGGATTAAGTAATATTCAAACGGTTTTAAAAAGTTCGCCATTGGAGGTTCTAAGACGGGAAGGGTAA
- a CDS encoding ABC transporter ATP-binding protein, protein MSKILKITGLEKTYVSGDKQLTVLHDISFDVEKGQTFSIVGPSGSGKTTLLGLCAGLDQPNAGSVELCGQDLNRLNEDQRAQLRNQEVGFIFQNFQLLPTLTALENVSVPLELQGSKEATKKSRALLEKVGLGDRVHHYPSQLSGGEQQRVAVARAFANAPSILFADEPTGNLDDDTGEKIIQLLFDLNKENGTTLVIITHDLELANRTQQILRLKGGKIVTNQPTSVL, encoded by the coding sequence ATGTCAAAGATATTAAAGATAACTGGTTTGGAAAAGACCTATGTGAGTGGTGATAAACAATTAACGGTTTTACACGACATTTCTTTTGATGTTGAAAAAGGACAAACCTTTTCAATCGTAGGGCCATCAGGAAGCGGAAAAACCACTTTATTAGGGCTTTGTGCTGGCTTAGACCAACCAAATGCTGGAAGCGTAGAATTGTGCGGACAAGATTTAAACCGTTTAAATGAAGACCAACGCGCCCAGTTACGAAACCAGGAGGTGGGTTTTATTTTTCAGAATTTTCAATTATTACCAACCCTTACTGCGCTTGAAAATGTGAGTGTGCCTTTAGAATTGCAAGGCTCTAAAGAAGCGACAAAAAAGAGTAGGGCTTTATTAGAAAAAGTGGGATTGGGAGACCGTGTTCATCATTATCCGTCGCAACTCTCTGGTGGCGAACAACAGCGCGTGGCTGTGGCTCGTGCGTTTGCTAATGCCCCCTCTATTTTGTTTGCCGATGAACCTACCGGGAACTTAGACGATGACACTGGTGAAAAGATCATTCAGCTATTATTCGATTTAAACAAAGAAAACGGAACAACTTTGGTTATCATTACACACGATCTGGAATTGGCTAATCGAACACAACAAATTTTGAGACTTAAAGGTGGGAAAATAGTAACCAATCAACCGACTAGCGTACTGTGA
- a CDS encoding arylesterase, with product MSQHENNQLQLNAPTRITFKLLKFCYFITIFLLVSCGDSKAKNTGETEQSATQTADTLPTENSNKTILCFGDSITAGYGLEDTNDAFPGVLQQRIDSLNLNYTVINSGVSGETSAGGKSRIDWVIKQKPDVFLLELGANDGLRGVALTETRSNLQAIIDVVKSKSPETTIILAGMQLPPNMGLEYTNSFKQLFADLAKQNNLEFIPFILKDVGGVDSLNLADGIHPNPAGHKIVADNVWEVLKPIIH from the coding sequence ATGTCTCAGCACGAAAATAATCAATTGCAGCTTAATGCACCAACTAGAATAACCTTTAAACTCTTAAAGTTTTGTTATTTTATTACCATTTTTCTACTGGTTTCTTGCGGAGATTCTAAGGCTAAAAATACTGGAGAAACTGAGCAGTCTGCAACTCAAACTGCAGATACTCTGCCAACAGAAAATTCGAATAAAACGATTTTGTGTTTTGGCGATAGTATCACAGCAGGTTACGGTTTAGAGGATACCAATGATGCTTTTCCAGGCGTTTTGCAACAACGTATAGATTCTTTAAACTTAAACTACACTGTAATTAACTCGGGTGTTAGTGGTGAAACATCGGCAGGTGGTAAGAGTAGAATTGACTGGGTAATTAAACAAAAACCAGATGTTTTTCTTTTAGAACTTGGGGCTAATGATGGTTTACGTGGCGTCGCATTAACAGAAACACGATCGAATTTGCAAGCTATTATAGATGTTGTAAAATCTAAGAGTCCAGAAACTACTATTATACTTGCTGGTATGCAATTACCGCCCAATATGGGGCTCGAGTATACCAATTCGTTTAAACAGCTTTTTGCAGATCTTGCAAAACAGAATAATTTAGAATTTATTCCCTTTATTTTAAAAGATGTTGGTGGTGTAGATTCTTTAAATTTAGCCGATGGCATTCATCCAAATCCGGCCGGTCATAAAATAGTGGCAGATAATGTGTGGGAAGTCTTAAAGCCAATAATCCACTAG
- a CDS encoding NAD(P)/FAD-dependent oxidoreductase, with amino-acid sequence MKKQDYNIHIIGAGISGLIAAKVLENKGFHPIVFEASDRAGGRLKTDMVNGYQLDHGFQVLLTAYPSAQKHLDFKALDLQKFLPGAAIFSNGNIKTIGDPLRNISLLFPTLFSGIGSFSDKLKILKLNALLKKTTLDDIFAKAEKPTAQYLKDFGFSEDMISKFFKPFFSGIFLEPHLETSSRMFEFVYKMFGEGFAALPKAGIEAIPKQLKANLSKTTFHFNTEVKSVEDRKTRLFDGTELESDFTIIATDASKLVGKLKHKELQWKSCDALYFETGLRTISKPLIGLITDKDALINNIFYHNSIKTASKGHQELLSVTVVKDHDLSPEALIKRVQEKLKVYCGIDSASFLKHYSILRALPKLDHLKYDMLPSETSFTHHVFLAGDILLNGSLNAAMISGERAALNLIDTIEKELKRA; translated from the coding sequence ATGAAAAAGCAAGATTATAACATACACATTATAGGTGCAGGAATTAGTGGATTAATAGCAGCAAAGGTTTTAGAAAATAAGGGATTTCATCCTATTGTTTTCGAAGCCAGCGATCGCGCAGGCGGAAGGCTTAAAACCGATATGGTTAACGGTTACCAATTAGATCACGGGTTTCAAGTGTTATTAACCGCCTACCCTAGTGCCCAAAAACACTTAGATTTTAAAGCTTTAGATTTACAAAAATTTCTACCAGGTGCCGCCATTTTTAGTAACGGAAATATCAAAACTATTGGCGATCCTTTACGAAATATATCACTATTGTTTCCAACCTTGTTTTCAGGTATTGGCTCCTTTTCAGATAAATTGAAAATACTTAAACTAAACGCACTTTTAAAGAAAACCACTCTAGATGACATTTTCGCTAAAGCGGAAAAACCAACGGCTCAGTATTTAAAAGATTTTGGTTTTTCTGAAGACATGATTTCCAAATTCTTTAAACCCTTTTTTAGTGGTATATTCTTAGAACCCCACTTGGAAACATCAAGCAGAATGTTTGAGTTTGTCTACAAAATGTTTGGAGAAGGTTTTGCAGCCTTACCAAAAGCTGGTATCGAGGCCATACCAAAGCAATTGAAAGCGAATTTAAGCAAAACGACATTTCATTTTAACACAGAAGTGAAGTCGGTCGAAGACCGAAAAACACGGCTTTTTGATGGTACCGAATTAGAAAGTGATTTTACAATTATTGCTACAGACGCGAGTAAATTAGTGGGAAAATTAAAGCATAAAGAATTACAATGGAAATCTTGCGACGCCCTATATTTTGAAACTGGACTTAGAACAATTAGCAAACCTCTTATTGGGTTAATAACCGATAAAGACGCATTAATTAATAATATTTTTTACCATAACAGCATTAAAACCGCATCAAAAGGTCACCAAGAGTTATTATCGGTTACCGTTGTTAAGGATCACGATTTATCTCCAGAAGCCTTAATAAAAAGGGTTCAGGAGAAATTAAAAGTCTATTGCGGAATAGATTCGGCGTCATTTTTAAAGCATTATTCCATATTGCGAGCTTTACCTAAGCTCGATCATTTAAAATATGACATGTTACCGTCTGAAACGTCTTTCACTCATCACGTTTTTCTTGCAGGGGATATTTTGTTGAATGGCTCACTTAATGCAGCCATGATTTCTGGAGAGCGGGCTGCTTTAAATCTGATAGATACTATAGAAAAGGAATTAAAACGAGCGTAA
- a CDS encoding DUF2237 family protein gives MEELNVLGTPLQPCCSHPATGYFRDGYCRTASHDTGTHVVCAIMTTEFLAYTKSKGNDLSTPIPQWQFPGLVAGSKWCLSISRWLQAEKAGVAPPIVLESTLQKTLDYTSLELLKRYEFQK, from the coding sequence ATGGAGGAATTAAATGTACTCGGTACCCCATTACAGCCCTGTTGTAGTCATCCTGCAACAGGGTATTTTCGTGATGGCTATTGTCGTACCGCATCTCATGATACGGGCACTCATGTTGTTTGCGCCATCATGACCACCGAGTTTTTAGCTTACACGAAATCAAAAGGTAACGACTTAAGCACTCCAATTCCACAATGGCAATTTCCAGGTCTTGTTGCCGGTTCTAAATGGTGTCTTAGTATATCGCGGTGGTTACAAGCCGAAAAAGCTGGTGTTGCCCCTCCAATAGTTCTAGAAAGTACGCTCCAAAAAACACTAGATTATACGTCGTTAGAGCTTTTAAAAAGATATGAGTTTCAGAAATAA
- a CDS encoding DMT family transporter: MWMYLGLLAALFLGLHNLCKKHAVQGNEVFPVLLGTISSGFLFIATFYVISVFYPEYALENGYNFQNISWHTHGFIFIKSAIMAGSWVLAYQALKHLPITIVTPIRSAGPFFTFIGAMVIYKESPNLYQWIGFFLIIFSVLLYSRIGKKEGIIFKRNKWIFAIIGATFLGASSGLYDKFLIQDLTLNPQTLQFWFCFYTILILLIILSITWFPYAEKRKAFKFRWSIIAVGVLLQAADYFYFKALQDPDALIMLLSAIKRSQILIAVVIGGLLFKEQNKRKKLVPLAGIMLGVFLILYSN, encoded by the coding sequence ATGTGGATGTATTTGGGTTTATTAGCAGCGCTTTTTTTAGGTTTACACAATCTGTGCAAAAAACATGCCGTACAAGGTAATGAGGTTTTTCCTGTGCTTTTAGGCACGATTTCTAGTGGGTTTTTGTTTATTGCGACATTTTATGTGATTTCTGTATTTTATCCGGAATACGCCTTAGAAAATGGTTATAATTTTCAGAATATTTCTTGGCATACCCATGGTTTTATTTTTATTAAATCTGCTATCATGGCAGGTTCGTGGGTTTTAGCATATCAAGCTTTAAAGCACTTACCCATAACTATCGTTACTCCAATTCGCTCGGCCGGTCCATTCTTTACTTTTATTGGTGCCATGGTTATTTATAAGGAGAGTCCTAATTTGTATCAATGGATAGGGTTTTTCTTAATTATTTTTTCTGTGCTTTTATATTCCAGAATCGGAAAAAAAGAAGGTATTATTTTTAAACGTAATAAATGGATTTTTGCCATAATTGGGGCCACTTTTTTAGGTGCTTCAAGTGGTTTATACGATAAGTTTTTAATTCAGGATTTAACTTTAAATCCGCAAACCTTACAGTTTTGGTTTTGTTTTTATACCATTCTTATTTTACTAATCATATTAAGTATAACTTGGTTTCCTTATGCCGAAAAACGAAAGGCGTTTAAATTTCGTTGGTCTATTATAGCGGTTGGTGTCTTATTACAAGCAGCCGACTACTTTTACTTTAAAGCCCTACAAGATCCCGATGCCTTAATTATGCTGTTATCGGCTATAAAACGCAGTCAGATTTTAATTGCGGTTGTTATTGGTGGTTTGCTATTTAAAGAACAAAATAAGCGTAAAAAATTAGTTCCTTTAGCTGGCATTATGCTTGGTGTATTTTTGATTTTGTATTCCAATTGA
- a CDS encoding TetR/AcrR family transcriptional regulator, with amino-acid sequence MVKLQKSIDKRNALIKATIELVNNNGFHATPMSKIAKMAKVSPATIYLYFENKQDLVNQTYIEVKAKYTNYAFATYNETLSVKEGFETIWKRIADFKLKDCENALFLAQCDNTPIIDETCRQEGIKHLKPLLDLWDRGKEEGIIKPISNYILYAYAINPLSFLMISQNRKVFTLNKKHIEEAYQSAWNSIKVCK; translated from the coding sequence ATGGTAAAACTTCAAAAAAGTATCGATAAGCGCAATGCCCTGATAAAAGCCACCATAGAGTTGGTAAACAATAATGGTTTCCACGCCACACCCATGAGTAAAATCGCTAAAATGGCAAAGGTTTCACCCGCCACTATTTATTTATACTTTGAAAATAAACAAGATTTAGTAAATCAGACCTACATAGAAGTCAAAGCAAAATACACCAATTACGCTTTTGCAACCTATAATGAAACCTTAAGCGTTAAGGAAGGTTTTGAAACCATCTGGAAGCGTATTGCCGACTTTAAACTAAAAGACTGTGAAAACGCCCTGTTTTTAGCCCAATGTGATAACACGCCTATAATAGATGAAACTTGTAGACAAGAAGGCATTAAACACTTAAAACCCCTACTCGACCTTTGGGATCGCGGAAAAGAAGAGGGTATTATTAAACCTATTTCTAATTATATTTTATATGCTTATGCTATAAATCCCCTATCTTTTTTAATGATTTCACAAAATCGCAAAGTCTTTACTTTAAACAAAAAACATATTGAGGAAGCCTACCAATCGGCTTGGAATAGTATAAAAGTTTGTAAATAG
- a CDS encoding NAD(P)H-binding protein produces MKKTAIILGATGLTGNILLHKLIADDRYDHIKLFSRSKIKGLPHKVSQFTGNLLKLDAFKVDFTGHEVYCCIGTTAKKTPDKNRYRQIDYGIPVTAAKLAKENNIPTFLVISAMGAHLKSLVFYNRTKGEMERDILQQNIPNTCILRPALIGGKRKERRLLEKMGLILFKVIQPLFIGNLKHYKIIDAEDIAQAMINLANTKNCKGIIIPSNDIKKIANI; encoded by the coding sequence ATGAAAAAAACAGCCATTATATTAGGAGCAACTGGTTTAACTGGAAATATTCTTCTTCATAAATTAATTGCAGATGATAGGTACGATCACATCAAATTATTTTCACGCTCAAAAATTAAAGGATTACCCCATAAAGTAAGTCAGTTTACAGGAAACCTTTTAAAACTAGACGCTTTTAAAGTAGATTTTACTGGTCACGAAGTGTATTGTTGTATTGGCACTACCGCCAAGAAAACCCCCGATAAAAATCGTTACAGACAAATAGATTACGGTATTCCAGTAACAGCGGCAAAACTTGCAAAAGAAAATAATATTCCTACTTTCTTGGTTATTTCAGCGATGGGAGCTCATTTAAAAAGCCTTGTGTTTTACAATAGAACCAAAGGAGAAATGGAACGTGATATTTTACAACAAAATATACCAAACACCTGTATTTTAAGACCTGCCTTAATTGGTGGTAAACGAAAAGAACGCAGATTACTAGAAAAAATGGGCTTGATTCTCTTTAAAGTTATTCAACCATTATTTATTGGTAACCTAAAACACTACAAGATAATTGATGCGGAAGACATCGCGCAAGCGATGATAAATTTAGCGAATACCAAAAACTGTAAGGGCATCATAATCCCTTCGAACGACATTAAAAAAATTGCAAATATTTAA
- a CDS encoding NAD(P)H-dependent oxidoreductase: MELLDKLKWRYAAKAMNGKKVADDKIERILEAARLAPTSSGLQPFEIFVIKNQAIKEKIKPVAWNQSVITDCSHLLVFAAWDTYTEERINYMFDLTNEIRGFKNEGWENYRKMLLDMYPKQDAEENFNHAAKQAYIALSQAIIAAAFEGVDSTPIEGFDPAAVDEILGLREKGLRSAVLLPLGYRKEEDDWLVNLVKVRKPMEDLVTVVE; encoded by the coding sequence ATGGAATTATTAGACAAATTAAAGTGGCGATATGCCGCTAAAGCGATGAATGGTAAAAAAGTTGCAGACGATAAAATAGAACGTATTTTAGAAGCGGCACGTTTAGCACCAACATCTAGCGGATTGCAGCCTTTTGAAATTTTTGTAATTAAAAATCAAGCTATTAAAGAAAAAATTAAACCAGTGGCATGGAATCAATCTGTAATCACAGATTGCTCTCACCTACTCGTTTTTGCAGCTTGGGATACCTACACAGAAGAGCGCATAAATTATATGTTCGATTTAACAAACGAGATTCGTGGGTTTAAGAACGAAGGTTGGGAAAATTACCGCAAAATGTTACTTGATATGTATCCAAAGCAAGATGCCGAAGAAAATTTTAATCATGCGGCAAAACAAGCCTATATTGCATTGTCTCAAGCCATTATCGCTGCAGCTTTTGAGGGTGTAGATTCAACACCAATTGAAGGCTTTGATCCTGCTGCTGTAGATGAGATTTTAGGACTACGCGAAAAAGGATTACGCAGCGCTGTTTTGTTGCCTTTAGGCTACAGAAAAGAAGAAGACGATTGGTTAGTTAACCTGGTTAAGGTGAGAAAACCTATGGAAGATTTAGTGACTGTAGTTGAATAA
- a CDS encoding MarC family protein has protein sequence MDNLITFSITVFTGFFAITNPISNMTVFVSLTQGLNKEVKNNINKRSNIIAFIIVTVFVLLGKFIFELFNISIPAFKITGGILIFFIGFEMLQSKPSTVKRIKNVDIDEDIAVSPLAIPILAGPGTIVTAMNFVAKVETIEIMLVIGIFGFMSILSYYTFKLSNVIVKIVGNNVISVIGKIMGLIIAIIGTGMVINGIKLSFNLMS, from the coding sequence ATGGATAACCTAATCACCTTTTCAATTACAGTATTTACAGGATTTTTTGCTATAACTAATCCCATATCAAACATGACTGTTTTTGTATCCTTAACACAAGGTCTAAATAAAGAGGTTAAGAATAATATAAACAAAAGATCTAACATTATTGCCTTTATAATTGTGACGGTGTTTGTGTTATTAGGAAAGTTTATTTTTGAATTATTTAATATTAGTATTCCGGCATTTAAAATCACCGGAGGTATCTTAATATTTTTTATTGGATTTGAAATGTTACAATCCAAACCATCTACTGTTAAAAGAATAAAAAACGTTGATATTGATGAAGACATTGCGGTTTCTCCTTTAGCCATCCCAATTTTGGCGGGTCCAGGAACTATTGTTACAGCCATGAATTTTGTGGCCAAAGTGGAAACCATAGAAATCATGTTGGTAATTGGAATATTCGGATTTATGAGTATTTTATCATACTACACCTTTAAATTGAGTAATGTTATTGTTAAAATAGTGGGTAATAACGTTATCTCGGTAATTGGAAAAATAATGGGATTAATAATTGCTATTATTGGCACGGGAATGGTAATTAATGGTATTAAACTTTCTTTTAATTTAATGTCTTAA